A single window of Papaver somniferum cultivar HN1 unplaced genomic scaffold, ASM357369v1 unplaced-scaffold_139, whole genome shotgun sequence DNA harbors:
- the LOC113335155 gene encoding uncharacterized protein LOC113335155 codes for MVESPSPSQVPSSLERTSSDEGSSTRSAKGLRKISRSRYPVHDDGVSDLNIECSGQTCKSCSATVVADFVAICCCPCAVLNFLTLTLVKVPFTMGRKGLRLIKKKCVLKEKKKETRKGGKGNKNSLPPPPPHGVIIDGVEKCSRGGKELVSVEGNIEIPIGNNNVNGEHFCARVEAERVWLEFYQVAHLGFGRVSFTGIPANHNNVNKSN; via the coding sequence ATGGTAGAAAGCCCATCTCCTAGTCAAGTTCCTAGTAGCTTAGAAAGAACTAGTAGTGACGAGGGATCGTCAACAAGATCAGCCAAGGGGTTGAGGAAAATTAGCAGAAGCCGTTACCCAGTCCATGATGATGGAGTATCAGATCTAAACATTGAATGTTCAGGGCAAACTTGTAAGTCATGTAGTGCAACCGTTGTTGCTGATTTTGTTGCAATTTGTTGTTGCCCTTGTGCAGTTTTAAACTTTCTCACATTAACCTTAGTTAAGGTACCTTTTACAATGGGAAGAAAAGGTTTGAGATTGATCAAAAAGAAATGTgtattaaaagaaaagaaaaaagagacgaGGAAAGGCGGCAAAGGAAATAAAAATTCTCTTCCTCCACCTCCTCCTCATGGTGTGATTATTGATGGAGTTGAGAAATGTAGTAGAGGAGGAAAGGAATTGGTCTCGGTAGAAGGGAATATTGAGATTCCAATTGGGAATAATAATGTTAATGGGGAGCACTTTTGTGCTAGAGTTGAAGCTGAAAGAGTATGGTTGGAATTTTATCAAGTTGCCCATTTGGGATTTGGAAGAGTTTCTTTCACTGGAATCCCTGCTAACCATAATAATGTTAATAAGAGCAATTAA